The Aquipuribacter hungaricus region CACCGACGGGCTGCTGTTCCTCGCCCACCACACGGGGCTGGTCTGGCCGGACGCGACGGACCCCGTGCCCGCCGCTGGCTAGCCTGGCCCGCGATGCTCCCCGCGACCCCTGCCCCCGCCCTGCCCGCCCAGCCGTCCCTCACGGCCCTCCCCGGGGCGTCGCCCTCGGCGGAGCCCGAGCCGACCCCGACGTCCACCGGCGCCATCCGCGAGGCGGTGGACGGGCTGGCCGGCGGCGTGACCGACCAGAACTGCGGCACCCAGGACGGCACCCTCTGCGGCCTGCTCAACCGGGCCCTCGGCGACATCGAGCAGGCCAGGTTCGTGTCCGACCTCGTCAGCGTCCCGCTGTTCGTGATCGCCGTCCTGCTCGTGGCCGCGGTCGTCCGGTGGGTGCTGCGCCGGGTCATCCGCCGCTGGGTGGAGCGCATCGAGACCGAGGGGCCCCGGCGCCGCGGCCGGATCGACCTGTTCGAGCCGTCGGACCCGCTCACCAGCGAGCGGCGGGTGCAGCGGGCCAAGGCGATCGGGTCGATCCTCACCGCGGTCGTGTCCATCGTCGTGTGGACCGCTGCCGTCTTCAAGATCCTGCCCGCGCTGGGCGTGGACATCACCGGCCTGGTGGCCGGCGCCGGCATCGTCGGCATCGCCCTCGGCTTCGGCGCCCAGACGCTGGTCCAGGACTTCGTCTCCGGGCTGTTCATGATCGCCGAGGACCAGTACGGCGTCGGCGACGTCATCGACATGGGCGAGGCCAGCGGCGTCGTGGAGGCCGTCGGGCTGCGGACCACCCGGCTGCGCTCGGTCGACGGCACCGTCTGGCACATCCGCAACGGCGAGGTCGTCCGGGTCGGCAACATGAGCCAGGGCTGGTCGCGCGCGGTGCTCGACGTCGGCGTCGCCTACGGCGAGGACGTCTCCCGCGTCATGGAGCTGCTCGGCCGGCTGGGCTCGGAGATGCGCGCCGACCCCGACTTCGCCGACAAGTTCCTCGACGAGCCCGAGGTGTGGGGCGTCGAGGCGCTCGCCGCGGACCAGGTGACCATCCGCATGATCATCAAGACCGTGCCGCTGGAGCAGTGGGTGGTCGCCCGCGAGATGCGGCGGCGCATCAAGCACGCCTTCGACACCCTCGGCATCGAGATCCCCTTCCCGCAGCGGACGGTGTGGATGCGGGCCGAGGGACCGACCGGGCCCGGTGCGCCGTCGGGGTCCCGCCGCGCGGGCAGGACCGCCCCGCCGGAGCGCGCCCGGGGCGGGACGCACGCCATCCCCGTCGTCGGCGCCGTCGACACCACCGTCCCCCGCAGCCCGGTCGACGCCAGCCGGGGCGAGGGGTCCGTGTCGCACGAGGACGCCCCGGAGCCCGGCAGCGGCGAGCCGTTCCGCCCGGCCCCCGAGCGGGACCCCCGCCGTCGCCGGGGCTAGGCGTGCGACGGACACTGTGCCCATGAGCCCCGCCCCGCTGGTCCTGGTCACCGGCGTCACCGGCTACGTCGGGGGGCGGCTGGTGCCGGAGCTGCTCGCCGCCGGCTACCGGGTCCGCGCCCTGGCCCGTCACCCCGAGCGGCTCACCGGCCACGACTGGCGGCCCGACGTCGACGTCGT contains the following coding sequences:
- a CDS encoding NAD(P)H-binding protein, which encodes MSPAPLVLVTGVTGYVGGRLVPELLAAGYRVRALARHPERLTGHDWRPDVDVVGGDVTDPGVLTRALAGVDVAYHLVTPLDAGAATDAEHLTAARAFGAAAAAE
- a CDS encoding mechanosensitive ion channel family protein → MLPATPAPALPAQPSLTALPGASPSAEPEPTPTSTGAIREAVDGLAGGVTDQNCGTQDGTLCGLLNRALGDIEQARFVSDLVSVPLFVIAVLLVAAVVRWVLRRVIRRWVERIETEGPRRRGRIDLFEPSDPLTSERRVQRAKAIGSILTAVVSIVVWTAAVFKILPALGVDITGLVAGAGIVGIALGFGAQTLVQDFVSGLFMIAEDQYGVGDVIDMGEASGVVEAVGLRTTRLRSVDGTVWHIRNGEVVRVGNMSQGWSRAVLDVGVAYGEDVSRVMELLGRLGSEMRADPDFADKFLDEPEVWGVEALAADQVTIRMIIKTVPLEQWVVAREMRRRIKHAFDTLGIEIPFPQRTVWMRAEGPTGPGAPSGSRRAGRTAPPERARGGTHAIPVVGAVDTTVPRSPVDASRGEGSVSHEDAPEPGSGEPFRPAPERDPRRRRG